From Megalobrama amblycephala isolate DHTTF-2021 linkage group LG24, ASM1881202v1, whole genome shotgun sequence, the proteins below share one genomic window:
- the racgap1 gene encoding rac GTPase-activating protein 1, translating into METAVINLHSVFESLRAQADVLNESIEPQFIQMALNFEDSRRKWLRLERELNACKEVLTKAETERGALEVKLKHARNQVDVEIRRRQKAEADCAKLDRQIQLIRELLVTEGSSNSIQLNEEQRSALAFLNARSQNPTNLNTSRRLTTIDESASILSDISYDKTDDSLDWDSSAIRTVRLKKRQKRRSSRNHTEGPPAGAKRSRSTGRTSEKGNESLVAKTTVTVPAGGGPIEAVTTVEAVPYWTRSRRKTAAVEWDTADTDSVQSMDVFKQPSHPNGESKAEPSTPQGSGGVRLHEFVSKTVIKPESCVPCGKRIKFGKLSLKCRDCRVVAHPECRERCPLPCIPSMTGTPVKSGEGTLASYVSSTSPMIPSLVVHCVNEIEQRGLRETGLYRVSGSDRVVKDLKEKFLRGKTVPLLSKVDDIHAITGLLKDFLRNLKEPLLTFRLNRAFMDAAELSDDDNSIALIYQNISDLPQPNRDTLAFLIIHLQRVAQSTDTKMDSTNLARVFGPTIVGHAVPDPDPMTILQDTKRQPKVVERLLGVPVEYWSQFMNSDDQAHNDHMIIENANVHATPDQKTSMFGPITTPDQQMSKTPSSSSLSQRMKNATLNAITPKFASRSRAPVSVPRQGHFFASPLLK; encoded by the exons ATGGAGACTGCTGTGATTAATCTtcacagtgtttttgaaagccTGCGGGCACAAGCTGATGTTCTCAATGAAAGCATCGAACCCC AGTTCATTCAGATGGCCCTAAACTTTGAGGACAGCCGTCGTAAATGGCTGAGACTTGAGCGTGAGCTGAATGCATGTAAGGAGGTGCTCACCAAGGCCGAGACGGAGCGAGGAGCGCTGGAGGTCAAGCTCAAACATGCCCGCAACCAAGTGGATGTGGAGATCCGTCGGCGACAGAAAGCTGAGGCTGACTGTGCAAAACTG GACCGTCAGATCCAGCTCATCCGGGAGCTGTTGGTGACTGAAGGCTCCAGTAACAGCATCCAGTTAAATGAGGAGCAGCGCTCAGCTCTGGCCTTTCTGAATGCCCGTTCCCAGAATCCCACAAACCTCAATACTAGCCGACG ACTGACCACCATTGATGAATCGGCATCTATCTTGTCAGACATCAGCTATGATAAAACTGATGATTCTTTG GACTGGGACTCCTCTGCAATCAGGACCGTTCGTCTCAAGAAACGACAAAAGAGA CGCTCCTCACGAAACCACACAGAAGGCCCTCCTGCTGGTGCCAAGAGGTCCCGTTCGACCGGCCGCACCTCTGAGAAA GGTAATGAGTCTCTGGTGGCTAAGACCACCGTGACGGTGCCCGCTGGTGGTGGACCCATTGAGGCTGTCACAACAGTGGAGGCTGTTCCCTACTGGACCAGGAGCCGCCGAAAGACTG CTGCTGTGGAGTGGGACACTGCTGACACCGACTCAGTTCAGTCTATGGATGTGTTCAAGCAGCCCAGTCATCCCAATGGAGAGAGCAAGGCAGAGCCCAGCACTCCCCAGGGCAGTGGAGGTGTCCGTCTGCATGAGTTTGTCTCCAAAACG gtgATCAAGCCAGAGTCTTGTGTGCCATGTGGTAAGAGGATCAAATTTGGGAAGCTCTCTCTGAAGTGCAGGGACTGCCGTGTGGTGGCCCACCCCGAATGCCGCGAGCGCTGCCCTCTGCCCTGCATTCCATCCATGACTGGGACTCCAGTCAAAAGTGGAGAG GGAACCCTCGCAAGCTATGTGTCCTCCACCTCTCCCATGATCCCTTCACTGGTGGTGCACTGCGTCAATGAGATTGAGCAGAGAGGCCTACGTGAG ACTGGTCTGTACCGGGTGTCTGGCTCTGATCGAGTGGTCAAGGACCTGAAAGAGAAGTTCCTGCGTGGGAAAACTGTTCCCCTGCTCAGCAAGGTGGACGACATCCATGCCATCACTGGCCTCCTCAAGGACTTCTTGAGGAACCTCAAAGAGCCCCTGCTAACCTTCCGCCTCAACCGTGCCTTCATGGATGCTGCTG AGCTGTCTGATGATGACAACAGCATTGCCTTGATATATCAGAACATCAGTGATCTTCCACAGCCCAACAGAGACACTCTGGCCTTCCTCATCATTCATTTGCAGAG gGTGGCCCAGAGCACAGATACAAAGATGGACAGCACTAATCTGGCTCGTGTATTTGGACCCACGATTGTGGGTCATGCCGTGCCCGACCCAGATCCAATGACCATCCTGCAGGACACAAAACGACAGCCAAAA gtgGTTGAGCGTCTCCTCGGAGTTCCTGTGGAGTACTGGAGTCAGTTTATGAACAGCGACGACCAAGCTCACAACGATCACATGATCATTGAGAACGCCAATGTCCACGCAACTCCTGATCAGAAAA CAAGTATGTTCGGGCCCATTACGACTCCTGACCAGCAGATGAGCAAGACCCCATCGTCCAGCTCTCTCTCCCAACGCATGAAGAACGCAACTCTCAACGCAATCACTCCAAA GTTTGCTAGCAGGAGCAGAGCTCCAGTCAGCGTCCCTCGCCAAGGGCACTTCTTCGCCTCTCCTCTCCTGAAGTAG